The Cloeon dipterum chromosome X, ieCloDipt1.1, whole genome shotgun sequence genome includes a window with the following:
- the LOC135945170 gene encoding uncharacterized protein LOC135945170 produces the protein MKPLGTFWKYGAGEVIRIVSFKVEEEFRDGNRYHGCIYRRAAFSLLGEKADGRELFQTDRCCEVVEKDLRCCVSVGATQAEGEDMFFCRYSWDKVYNSRISRTGIFMDVVKFLMPRFFIMENVKEIVTHDKGKHLRESLKTALDHGYQARMMVLLADDFGDFCNEEPAIFGPVTVRDAISDLKDLETTLGAKPYPPVQSAYQAKMRRGSDRVKLHRMVKPLSRVDQVRISKIKPGEDWSVLLTEPADQCGLQRTNLAPNMLSRTGPRNGWWKGAYGRLEWNKKFKTIIASQNLASKSGTLIHPQVDRTITLREIARAQSFPDNFVFRGTPRAIQRLIGNAVPPLLAECIGFSFQQ, from the exons ATGAAGCCTCTTGGCACATTCTGGAAGTATGGTGCAGGTGAAGTTATCAGGATTGTGTCTTTTAAGGTTGAAGAAGAATTCAGAGATGGTAATAGATACCATGGATGCATATATCG gcGGGCTGCGTTCTCTTTACTTGGAGAAAAAGCGGATGGAAGGGAACTGTTCCAAACTGACAGATGCTGCGAGGTAGTGGAAAAGGATCTGAGGTGCTGTGTAAGTGTTGGTGCCACACAAGCTGAAGGGGAAGACATGTTCTTCTGTAGATACAG TTGGGACAAGGTCTACAACAGCAGG ATCAGCCGGACCGGAATATTCATGGATGTAGTGAAATTTCTCATGCCCCGTTTCTTCATCATGGAAAATGTGAAGGAAATTGTTACACATGACAAGGGGAAGCATCTCAGGGAATCTCTAAAAACCGCTCTGGACCACGGTTACCAGGCGAGGATGATGGTGCTTCTAGCCGATGATTTTGGA GATTTCTGTAATGAAGAGCCTGCAATTTTTGGACCTGTTACTGTCCGGGATGCAATTAGTGACCTGAAGGACTTGGAGACCACACTCGGGGCGAAACCATACCCGCCTGTGCAGTCTGCCTATCAGGCAAAG ATGCGCCGAGGCAGTGATAGAGTTAAACTTCATAGGATGGTAAAACCACTATCTCGAGTAGACCAGGTCAGAATAAGCAAGATCAAGCCTGGAGAGGACTGGTCTGTTTTGCTGACTGAGCCTGCAGATCAATG CGGGCTGCAACGGACAAATCTGGCTCCAAACATGCTTTCCAGAACAGGGCCACGCAATGGCTGGTGGAAGGGCGCCTATGGACGGCTCGAGTGGAACAAGAAGTTTAAAACTATAATTGCCTCGCAAAATTTGGCATCAAAGAGTGGAACCCTAATTCACCCACAAGTTGACCGGACCATTACGCTGAGGGAAATCGCTCGCGCCCAGTCATTTCCAGACAACTTTGTCTTCAGAGGCACCCCAAGGGCAATTCAGAGGCTG ATTGGAAATGCTGTGCCACCCCTTCTGGCAGA